The following are encoded together in the Pararhizobium qamdonense genome:
- a CDS encoding DUF2950 domain-containing protein, with amino-acid sequence MTRSVRKMLLGSVFAAMLLGTVPNTIAAEPSDATAISSFASPTDPPVFDTPEQAIDAFKAALGADDFDRFATLLGLDAAKAKAGEGVMDTYAEIRDGAKAKVAAKDVDGRKVLEIGDKLWSLPFPVVKGDDGKWSFDTYAGFEEIINRRVGENELQTIDTMRAYVDAQREYAAADHDEDGVLEYARKLISSDGKTDGLYWSPDLGEGESPAGNALEDNAALDKTRLGEGYYGYRYRIIESQGPNIAGGKFDYVINGNMIAGFALIAWPIRYGETGVHTFTVNANGTVYQADLGEKTAAMAAGIRTFNPDDHWEVTAD; translated from the coding sequence ATGACCAGATCAGTCCGAAAAATGCTCCTGGGTTCGGTATTTGCAGCGATGCTCTTAGGAACCGTGCCGAATACGATTGCCGCCGAACCATCGGACGCCACCGCGATCTCGTCCTTCGCCTCTCCCACCGATCCGCCCGTGTTCGACACGCCGGAGCAGGCCATCGATGCCTTCAAGGCGGCGCTCGGAGCGGATGACTTCGACAGGTTCGCGACCCTGCTCGGCCTCGACGCAGCCAAGGCAAAGGCGGGCGAGGGCGTGATGGATACCTACGCGGAGATCCGCGACGGTGCGAAAGCCAAGGTCGCCGCAAAGGATGTTGACGGCCGGAAGGTTCTCGAGATCGGTGACAAGCTGTGGTCGCTGCCATTTCCGGTCGTGAAGGGCGACGATGGCAAGTGGTCATTCGATACCTATGCCGGGTTTGAGGAGATTATCAACCGCCGTGTTGGCGAGAACGAACTGCAGACGATCGATACGATGCGCGCCTATGTCGACGCACAGAGGGAATATGCCGCTGCCGACCACGACGAGGATGGCGTGCTGGAGTATGCTCGCAAGCTGATTAGCAGCGATGGCAAGACCGATGGGCTGTACTGGTCGCCAGACCTCGGCGAGGGCGAAAGCCCTGCAGGCAACGCTCTTGAAGACAATGCCGCGCTCGACAAGACAAGGCTCGGGGAGGGTTACTACGGCTACCGGTACAGGATCATCGAGAGCCAGGGGCCGAACATTGCGGGCGGCAAGTTCGACTACGTCATCAACGGCAACATGATCGCGGGGTTCGCGCTGATCGCCTGGCCGATCCGCTATGGCGAAACGGGCGTTCACACGTTCACGGTGAATGCGAACGGCACGGTCTACCAGGCCGATCTTGGTGAGAAGACTGCGGCAATGGCGGCGGGGATCAGGACGTTCAACCCGGATGATCATTGGGAGGTGACCGCGGACTGA